GTTCCTGATGTCGACAAAGAGGAAGAAGAAAGACAAAGGAAAGAAGAGGAAAGGGAGCAAATAGAGAAAGAAGAAAAGCTGAGGATAGAAGCGGAGGAAAGACAAACCAGGGAAAGGGAGGAAATGCTCAAAAGAGAGGATGAAGAAAggaagaagagggaagaggaggGGAAACAACAAATAGAGATGGAAGAGATGCTGAGGAAGGAAGGAGAAGAAAAACAGAGAAAGGAGAAGGAGGATAAGATGaagaaagaaaaggaggaaAAGCTAAAAAAGGAGATGGAgcaaaaaaagaagaaagaagaggaggaggaaaaaCGCCAGAAAGagctggaggagaagaagaaaaggGAGGATGAggaaaagcagaagaagaaagagctggaggagaagaagaaaaggGAGGATGAggaaaagcagaagaagaaagagctggaggagaagaataagaaagaagaggaggagaagaggaaAAAGGAGgctgaagagaagaagaagaagaagaaagaggagGTATTCATGacattttttacatttcattttcgtttaatcatttatttgaacagggacaaatacattttcaaacaaTTAATGCTCTTTAGGTCAGTGCCACTTccattgtttttgtttctaATAAAATCCAGCAGGTGGTTATGCCCTCAGTAGAACATAAAGTGCACATATTGAGGCTATTGCTTCACAGATCAAATTACAATGTCTTAATAACAAAGTGCTGATCAGAGCTGGTTGTTTTTTACACGCTTATGTTTCATTTAAtctaatcgtttatttgaacaGGGACAAtacacattaatgaacacttaagacaaataatgcttcaagtgtaaatatgccggatttttagctttgagctaatttccatctgcagtccctcacatacaacatataagaacatgacatGTATATACATagcaacaaataataataaataataataatagatttaatagatttaatttgttagcgcttttacaggtgctcaaagacgctttacatatatagtgaagataaaataaaataaaggaacaacaaataaatatatagttaaagttaaagtcaaataatacaaaaacaatcacacattaaaagccagattgaagaggtgagtgttttgaaggtggttaggtcagtgcagtctctgatgggttgtgggagtgagttccagagggagggggcagcgacggagaaggctctgtccccccaggtccggtgattggtgcgggtggggatggataggaggttggcttctgatgagcggaggcagcgggaaggggtgtggtggtgcagcaggtccgtgaggtagggggggggggctgattattgagggctttgtgagtaatgaagaggactttgaagttgattctTTGACGTGGATGTTCTGGAGGATGGGAGTGATGTGATCTcaggagcgggtgtgggtgaggaggcgggcagcagagttctggatatggtagagtttattgaggaggttggatggtatgccgtagaggatgctattgcagtagtcgagtcgtgaagtgatgaatgcatgaatcagggtttcagcagcagaggaggagagtgatgatgcaatgtttttgaggtggaaaaaggcggtcctggtgatgtgatttatgtggtggttgaatttgagctgactgTTGAAGATGACTCCGAGGTTGCGGATGTGAGGGGGGAGATAGATTGTGGCTGTCAATGGTGAAGTTGAAATTCTGGATGTCTTTGATACGGGATGGGGGGCCGATGATGGTGATGTCTGATTTGGCACTGTTCAGTTGgagatagtttgtttgcatccatgcttttatttctgagagacagttggtgagagtggagtgtgttgtgggggtgatggttgtgttgagatataaagttggatgtcatcgccgtagcagtgaaattgaaggttgtggcgacgaattattttgccaagggggagcatgtagaggatgaagaggagggggccaagcaccgaaccctgggggacgccttgggacagaggagcagtggaggaggtgcagttgttgatgttgataaactgatgtctgtcggtgaggtaggatttcagccaggagagtgcagtgtcggtgatgttgagtgatgattcgaggagggacagcaggatgGTGTGGTTGATGGTGTCGAATGCTGCGGTGAGTTCGAGGAGGTTGAGGATGTTCAGGTTGCCggagtcagaggagaggaggaggttgTTTGTGATTTTCAGAAGAGCTGTTTCGGTGCTGTGTTTTGATCGGAAACCGGATTGAAATGGCTCAAAGAGGTCATTGGAGCTGAGGTGGGATTTTAGTTGTGAGGCAATGACACGTTCAAGTATTTTTGACAGAAAGGGGAGATTTGAGATGGGCCGGAAGTTGGACATGATGTCTTTTGAGAATGGGTGtgacagcagccagtttgagagaGTGGGGAACTGATCCAGATCtgagggaggagttaatgatggtgGCGATGAGTTGGGAGATGGCAGGGAGTCTCTCTTTAACAAATGTGGAGGGCATTGGGtcaagtgtgcaggtggagttaaTTCCAGTCATGAAGTCGGACAGTTGCATGGGGGTCACAGGGGAGAAGTGGGACAGGGGCTGTGAGGTGAAGGGGGGAGCCAGGAGGGGAGGTGGGGGGTGCTGATGAGGGTGTCAGATTGCTGTAAATGTTGCTGATTTTAGTTTGGAAAAACGAGAGGAAGGAGTTGCACTGTTCTGTGGGAAGGATGAGGTGGCATTGTCACAGGGTTTGAGAAGTTTGCTGATGGTGGAGAACAGACGCTTGGGGTTGCTGGAGCCAGACTGAATGAGTTGTGAGTAGTAATTAGACCGGGCTGCTTTGAGTGCGTTACTGTACAtatatatgtaaataaatatatgatatgcaaaaagggcaagagcagcatacacaagtatttatgacatggcagtacaatatagcagcaacgacatataaagtgcaagagaagataaAAGAGAtgcataaagtgcaagaggagatacccctgtgttaaagtgcatttagcggtgattacACATCCGTTtatttctcaaccattctttgagttgacctttaaaactattgagagtgggacaatcccgtatctcagttgggaggctattccacaatTATCTTCCTTTTAATGGAaaggacattttgtccaaaggtggtccgtctgcggtggacttcacagtctcctctggtttctgtcctggtgcagcgtccagtgttttttgtggatgaattcccctaagggaggggggggccagtccatgtaaacatttattaaaaaaacacatacttttaaaagacttaaaattgtcaaaactcaagaaattgtgtttttcttaACTTCAAAAACCTGGAAATAGTTGAATAAAAGCTTGTTCCTGTTTTGAGTCCTAATGCTTTAGATTGGTCAACACTGAGGGCTCACAGTTGAAAGATATTTTCTGCATGATGTGATTTCTTAGTATTCTCACAGATCACATGATGTGAGTTTTTAAAATAATGTCCTCTCTGTTTTGAAGGAAGAGAAACCAAAGAAATTTGGATTTAAGGACAAGGTAAAATCATTTGTCATATTCATTCATTTGCAACTTTTCATCCTGGCAAATGTATTTATGTACATGTTGTAAATAATATGATCTGTTTACACGCTAATATAGATATATTGGTTACTTCTCGGTTTTGACAGAACGAACCCGCCAAACTCAACACAGGACTCTTTGAGAATAAACTGAAGAAAACAGAGAAGAGCCGGCAAAACGAGGCGGAGAGCGAGGATCTGGAGAAGATGAAGCAGAAGACGCAGGGcgcagaggcagagctggaggagctgaagaagaagagggaggacaGGAGGAAGATCATAGAGGAGGAGGACAAGCAGAAGAAACAGCAGCTGgaggacaagaaagccaaagaaCAGGTGAGGATGGATTTTACACATCACATCAGTGGAATACTCCCCATTGGATACCATTTGGGTTGTGACCGAAACCTGTGTTTGTTGTTACaggaagagaggaagaggatgaaGGAGGAGATAGAGAAGAGGAGGGCAGAGGCTGCAGAGAAGAAGAAACAGAAGGAGGAAGAGTCTCCAAGTCCTGTGTTTGCTATCACTCCCAAAGGCTCCTCAAAGGTGAGTTTGGGAAAGAAAGTCACTTCTAAATGCTTTGACTACAAAAAACACAATTGTATTCCACTTCCATTTTTGATTGGGATGGAGTCAGACTTCTCCATACTTCCCACCActgacattttgggaaatacatTTCTTTCAAATTCTTGTTGATGAAAGAAAATATCTTTctgaaatatttttgaaatattttcTTCTTAGTTTATAGCATAGTTCTCATTTATTTCCATCAATATGTCAGATATGTTGGTATTTCATATTGTTGTCTCCAAGTGTAACACATGTTTTGGcgtcaaatgtgttttttcttccATTGTTCCCATTTTAAATCCTCTAATATTACTCATGTAATGTTGGTTGACAAGTATAAAAGTGAACTGGCGTCTTCGCTGTACTCCAATGTGGTTGTTTTTGTATGACTGGGTAATGTTCTTGCCGGGTCATTTCAGAGGAATGTTGAGAACTGTGTGTGTAATTCTACGAGCACACGGCAGGTATAATTCTTTTTGACCAGCAGTTCTCAGTCGTTGTGCACTTGTGTATCCTGGCTCCCTCTCAAAGATCAGTCACTCAGGCTTTAAGTGAGCACAGAGAAATCTTCCCAGACTGCTCTGCCTCTCAGTCAGAGCGTCTCAGAGACAGGAAGGAAGCCAGGGCAGCTTGACCATGTCAGTATGTATTTGTGAACGTCAACCAATGACTGCTTTATAAACTGAAACCATGCTGTTCTGTACAGATCGGGGCAAAGGCAGAATTCTTGAGCAAATCAGCCCAGAAAAGGTGAGCCATACCTTTTCTGGCATATATTTTACAGTCAAATAAATAACTCATAAACAAGACACTTTTATTACTCCACACCAATGACCCATTTGTTTTTCATCCACACAGCACCACAGCCAGAGCGTCTCACTCTCCAATTGTGTCCAAGATCGGCAACAGAATGGAGCAGTACAACTCTGCCATCCAGGTGAGACTCATGATGCACATTCCTCAGGAGCAggcgtaagggggtgaaaagttaggacgattctaagggcccgtgactgacaggggcccaaactattttagaacattaagaaaaaaatgtttaagtaaccaatGTGATATGTTGTCATGGGGCACACAATCCCTGGTGGCGCCCCTGCTCAGGAGTGCTGAGAGAAGTACTCAAAGCCTTAATTTAACTAAATACAACAGTGAAAATAGTCCATAACGTGAATTTGAAGTTGTCGTTTTATCAGCAAAATGTATCAGAGCATCAGAGGAAGTACTTGTTTTCCACATAAGAAAAGCCCACTGTAAGTCACAGTAACATTATGACTGTATTTGACATCAGTGTGTTAGAAACCTTTCATTGAGGTACAGTTGGTTTTAAGATCCGAGATGATTAATGAAATGAATTAAAAGGAAGAAACATAAACATTCCATCTTTTGTAATAGTTTAATAATTGAAATGACATAATTAGAAAACAGCTGAAAAGTGGACAGTTAGAAgaaatctgtctttggtttaAATGATCACATTTCATAAGCAtacataaacaaacacacaaacataacAACGTTTTGTATTTGTAATACTCAACaatgcatttgtattgtataaTCATATTCATTGTTTAATGTAAAACCTTAATCTATACGGTTATAGTAACTAAAGATgtcaaaaagtattaaagtacaaTTGTCGTTAATTTCTCTTCAAAATAGTTGATAAGTATGAAGGAAGAGAAAATGAAAAAACTCAAATACAAGCACATTCAAATTGTACTTAAAGTTCTCGATAAGAAGTTACTTTCCACCATTGACCCCCAGTCAATGTAGCAGTTGTCCTCATGTCAAAGTAGTAAAATCCATCCTCTACTTCCACAGGGAAACAAAGACGTGAAATCCCCCAAGTCTCCGATGGCAGATATTCCTACAGGAGGAGCTCGCAGCATAAAGAGCATGTGGGAGAAAGGAAACGTCGGGGGCTCCTCTGAAAGTCCAGCCCCCGCCAACAAAGTGAGAGAAAGACACCAAGAGGGGAGGACAGAGAGATTTACTGAAGTGTGAAGTGAGTAGTTGAAATGTCTCTTTTCCCCAGGATCTGGCTGGCATCAAAGGAGGCGTGACTGGACGTGTCAACAGTTGGATGGCAAAGCCTCCGGAGGTGGAGAAGACGGCAGCAGCACctgcaccaccaccaccagcagcagcaccagcagcagcagcaccagcaccagcagcagcagcagcagcagcaaagcCAGCCGTAAGGCCTCATAAATCCTCCTCTTTGCACGCACATACACTCTATTGTGAATAAGACACCAGTGTTACTTCAAAAGAGTAATCCGTTGATATTCTGCACACGCTAATGTACTCATTTGCACATCAACAAGCCAATCTTTTGTTGGCTGCGggcattatatatatatctgagaaGTTTGCTGCCTGGAGTCTAGTGACACCACATGGACGGTTTCCTTCACAACATCTGCTACTAAAGCCCCAACTCTCTCTGTGTATTATTCTTGACATGATGTGAAAGTTTTAACACATGTATTTTAGCCTAAACATGTGGAAAATCATCGGGTAGAAGACTATTATACTCTTATTGTTGGACAGTCGAACTACAAAGCTGAACagcagtaggtgtgtgtgtgtcaggttgCTGAATGCCAACATGCCTCCTTGCAATGCCATTTCTTCATCGCTCCGTACGTCAATCACTTTATTATATTACAGCCGTCACAGACCAGACACCTACTTTTAAACAGTCCTCTTTTGTATTGGACTCACTTTAGCTCAAAAACTATGTTTGAATCTCTCAGTCACTCCATGTTTAAAGTCTCCTTCAAGCAAGGGCAAAAGGTCATACCCTTCATATTTTGTCCCACCCAAAGACATTGTTATGCTTCTCTTTTTTTTACAACATTGACAAAACAACAAAAGTATATAGAATAcgtttgttttgtattttacGGCATGGGAAAATAAAAGATTCCTGTCCCTTGGCGGACACTGTGTCCCTTTCTTAAAGTAGGACACCAGCTGCTGATCCCACCAGGTCTTCTGGAGACATTATGTCCGCATGCAGGAGCATTGCTGAATGACGTGTGACATTGTTTTAACGTCAAATTTACGATCAAGATATCTCTAGTGTCAAACGTCTTGGCCAGCAGCAGAGGAGTGGTTGTAACCTTGGCGTCACTAATGCAGCAACACCTCCCCCTGATGGGGGGAAGCTGCACAGCAGACTGCAGACTTTCATCTGTTTTCTCTTTTGTTTGTTTACTCTGTTTCTCCTGCCTTTCTTTTCGCCTTCATATTGCACAATTGTTTCTCAGCTTTCCTCACTAAAACTTCTCCTGCTGCGCTTTGCCTGCTCTTCAAACGGGTGAAGGTTTGTGCTTAAGTAAAGGATATGGTGTTGGTTCTTTTTTGGGACAGGAAGTGAAACCAGGTGACATCGGTAACAAGCGTGGCATGTGGGAAACCAAGAAGAGTTCCACACCTGcaaaggtaacacacacacacacacacacacacacacacacacacacacacacacacacacacacacacacacacacacacacacacacacacacacacacacacacacaccatgtaaacatcacttcaggggacattacattgacttacatgcatttcctggagacttatcctaaccttaaccataaccaacacatgcctaacatttacccttacccttacccttaaccttaaccttaccctaaccctaatcctaaacctaaccaagtcttcaccctaaaattaatgatccccc
This region of Pseudochaenichthys georgianus chromosome 6, fPseGeo1.2, whole genome shotgun sequence genomic DNA includes:
- the cald1b gene encoding caldesmon 1b isoform X3 → MDNDFDRRMELRRQRREQMRVETDKPDCANDDEEEEAREQRRRAREERKKVTKESGGPEVIDDTNSVTESSTSGDAEGAGDVEGADDAEGADDDQALLERLAKREERRQKRMKEAMERQKEFDPTISTTNGTDSAPEEEEEEKPAEGKVADTDMNSWRKEEEDNQEEETESVEESRTVSMGNKEVIEEKVAATEEEEEQPDSGKKDAEEEAVPDVDKEEEERQRKEEEREQIEKEEKLRIEAEERQTREREEMLKREDEERKKREEEGKQQIEMEEMLRKEGEEKQRKEKEDKMKKEKEEKLKKEMEQKKKKEEEEEKRQKELEEKKKREDEEKQKKKELEEKKKREDEEKQKKKELEEKNKKEEEEKRKKEAEEKKKKKKEEEEKPKKFGFKDKNEPAKLNTGLFENKLKKTEKSRQNEAESEDLEKMKQKTQGAEAELEELKKKREDRRKIIEEEDKQKKQQLEDKKAKEQEERKRMKEEIEKRRAEAAEKKKQKEEESPSPVFAITPKGSSKIGAKAEFLSKSAQKSTTARASHSPIVSKIGNRMEQYNSAIQGNKDVKSPKSPMADIPTGGARSIKSMWEKGNVGGSSESPAPANKDLAGIKGGVTGRVNSWMAKPPEVEKTAAAPAPPPPAAAPAAAAPAPAAAAAAAKPAEVKPGDIGNKRGMWETKKSSTPAKSSK
- the cald1b gene encoding caldesmon 1b isoform X1, translating into MDNDFDRRMELRRQRREQMRVETDKPDCANDDEEEEAREQRRRAREERKKVTKESGGPEVIDDTNSVTESSTSGDAEGAGDVEGADDAEGADDDQALLERLAKREERRQKRMKEAMERQKEFDPTISTTNGTDSAPEEEEEEKPAEGKVADTDMNSWRKEEEDNQEEETESVEESRTVSMGNKEVIEEKVAATEEEEEQPDSGKKDAEEEAVPDVDKEEEERQRKEEEREQIEKEEKLRIEAEERQTREREEMLKREDEERKKREEEGKQQIEMEEMLRKEGEEKQRKEKEDKMKKEKEEKLKKEMEQKKKKEEEEEKRQKELEEKKKREDEEKQKKKELEEKKKREDEEKQKKKELEEKNKKEEEEKRKKEAEEKKKKKKEEEEKPKKFGFKDKNEPAKLNTGLFENKLKKTEKSRQNEAESEDLEKMKQKTQGAEAELEELKKKREDRRKIIEEEDKQKKQQLEDKKAKEQEERKRMKEEIEKRRAEAAEKKKQKEEESPSPVFAITPKGSSKIGAKAEFLSKSAQKSTTARASHSPIVSKIGNRMEQYNSAIQGNKDVKSPKSPMADIPTGGARSIKSMWEKGNVGGSSESPAPANKDLAGIKGGVTGRVNSWMAKPPEVEKTAAAPAPPPPAAAPAAAAPAPAAAAAAAKPAEVKPGDIGNKRGMWETKKSSTPAKLAAGVKNKFVTNAGVRP
- the cald1b gene encoding caldesmon 1b isoform X2 codes for the protein MDNDFDRRMELRRQRREQMRVETDKPDCANDDEEEEAREQRRRAREERKKVTKESGGPEVIDDTNSVTESSTSGDAEGAGDVEGADDAEGADDDQALLERLAKREERRQKRMKEAMERQKEFDPTISTTNGTDSAPEEEEEEKPAEGKVADTDMNSWRKEEEDNQEEETESVEESRTVSMGNKEVIEEKVAATEEEEEQPDSGKKDAEEEAVPDVDKEEEERQRKEEEREQIEKEEKLRIEAEERQTREREEMLKREDEERKKREEEGKQQIEMEEMLRKEGEEKQRKEKEDKMKKEKEEKLKKEMEQKKKKEEEEEKRQKELEEKKKREDEEKQKKKELEEKKKREDEEKQKKKELEEKNKKEEEEKRKKEAEEKKKKKKEEEEKPKKFGFKDKNEPAKLNTGLFENKLKKTEKSRQNEAESEDLEKMKQKTQGAEAELEELKKKREDRRKIIEEEDKQKKQQLEDKKAKEQEERKRMKEEIEKRRAEAAEKKKQKEEESPSPVFAITPKGSSKIGAKAEFLSKSAQKSTTARASHSPIVSKIGNRMEQYNSAIQGNKDVKSPKSPMADIPTGGARSIKSMWEKGNVGGSSESPAPANKDLAGIKGGVTGRVNSWMAKPPEVEKTAAAPAPPPPAAAPAAAAPAPAAAAAAAKPAEVKPGDIGNKRGMWETKKSSTPAKLAAGVKNKFVTNGVRP